In one window of Eleutherodactylus coqui strain aEleCoq1 chromosome 10, aEleCoq1.hap1, whole genome shotgun sequence DNA:
- the RAB14 gene encoding ras-related protein Rab-14, with protein sequence MATAPYNYSYIFKYIIIGDMGVGKSCLLHQFTEKKFMADCPHTIGVEFGTRIIEVSGQKIKLQIWDTAGQERFRAVTRSYYRGAAGALMVYDITRRSTYNHLSSWLTDARNLTNPNTVIILIGNKADLEAQRDVTYEEAKQFAEENGLLFLEASAKTGENVEDAFLEAAKKIYQNIQDGSLDLNAAESGVQHKPSAPQGGRLTSEPQPQREGCGC encoded by the exons ATGGCTACCGCACCTTACAACTATTCCTATATCTTCAAGTACATCATCATCG GTGACATGGGAGTCGGGAAATCTTGCCTGCTGCACCAGTTCACAGAGAAGAAAT TTATGGCGGACTGTCCTCACACTATCGGGGTGGAGTTTGGTACCCGGATAATTGAAGTTAGCGGACAAAAGATTAAGCTGCAGATCTGGGACACAGCGGGTCAGGAACGCTTCCGGGCCGTCACTCGCAGCTATTACCGGGGAGCAGCTGGGGCGCTGATGGTGTATGACATCACTAG GAGAAGCACATACAATCATTTAAGCAGCTGGTTGACCGACGCACGGAATCTCACCAACCCCAACACT GTTATCATTCTTATAGGCAATAAAGCGGACCTGGAGGCGCAGCGCGACGTGACGTACGAGGAGGCCAAACAGTTTGCCGAGGAGAACG GTCTCTTGTTCCTGGAGGCTAGTGCAAAAAC AGGGGAGAACGTGGAAGATGCTTTCCTGGAGGCGGCCAAGAAAATCTACCAAAACATCCAGGACGGAAGCCTAGATCTGAACGCTGCCGAGTCCGGGGTACAGCACAAGCCGTCAGCACCCCAAGGAGGCCGGCTAACCAGCGAACCCCAACCCCAGAGGGAAGGCTGTGGCTGCTAG